One window of the Candidatus Baltobacteraceae bacterium genome contains the following:
- a CDS encoding RNA polymerase sigma factor: protein MEEVCLTTQSAAGVQLRIEALVREYQTKLARYLRRMVGDSELALDLTQDVFLAAYRTLQRDPERPLTAGWLYKTATNGAISHLRRKKIIRMLPLDRESDDRSWRIDERSAASVDLQAAIAKLPPEQAAAVLLTSYAGYSSSEAATILGTSPDAVRQRVCRAMKILRSVMTEQS from the coding sequence ATGGAGGAGGTCTGCCTCACCACGCAATCGGCGGCCGGCGTACAGCTTCGGATCGAAGCGCTCGTGCGCGAATATCAGACGAAGCTGGCGCGCTACCTTCGGCGCATGGTCGGCGATAGTGAGCTTGCCCTCGATCTGACACAGGACGTGTTCCTCGCCGCCTATCGGACGCTGCAACGCGACCCCGAGCGTCCGCTGACCGCGGGGTGGCTGTACAAGACCGCGACCAACGGCGCGATCTCGCACCTGCGTCGCAAGAAGATCATTCGCATGCTTCCGCTCGACCGCGAGAGCGACGATCGCTCTTGGCGGATCGACGAGCGCAGCGCAGCGTCGGTCGATCTGCAAGCGGCGATCGCGAAGCTGCCGCCCGAACAGGCGGCTGCGGTCTTGCTGACCAGCTATGCCGGGTACTCCTCGAGCGAGGCCGCAACGATTCTCGGGACCTCGCCGGACGCGGTTCGCCAGCGCGTCTGCCGAGCAATGAAGATCTTACGGTCGGTGATGACGGAGCAATCGTGA
- the flgC gene encoding flagellar basal body rod protein FlgC: MGYYDAVEISASGLSAERLAMDVIANNIANANTTRTPQGGAFKRQLVIFAQKPASPSGSDQVGASDSDDSADPFAPPDPFDPSSSQPASVEGVQVVGITTDPSPDRLVFDPGNPEADARGYVHYPNVEIVKEMVDLMAASRAYQANVAAITASQNMGAADLSLLKS, encoded by the coding sequence ATGGGTTATTACGACGCAGTCGAGATCAGCGCGTCCGGCCTCTCGGCCGAGCGATTGGCGATGGACGTCATCGCGAACAATATCGCCAACGCCAATACCACGCGCACGCCGCAGGGCGGCGCGTTCAAGCGTCAGCTGGTGATTTTCGCGCAGAAACCGGCCTCGCCGTCGGGCTCGGACCAGGTTGGCGCGTCCGATTCGGACGACTCCGCCGATCCGTTTGCCCCGCCCGATCCCTTCGATCCGAGTTCTTCACAGCCGGCCAGCGTCGAGGGCGTCCAGGTCGTGGGCATCACCACGGATCCGAGCCCGGACCGGCTGGTCTTCGATCCCGGGAATCCCGAAGCCGACGCCCGCGGCTACGTGCACTATCCGAACGTCGAGATCGTCAAAGAGATGGTCGATCTCATGGCGGCTTCACGTGCCTACCAGGCCAACGTGGCGGCGATCACCGCTTCGCAAAACATGGGTGCAGCCGACCTCTCCCTGCTCAAGAGCTAA
- the flgG gene encoding flagellar basal-body rod protein FlgG, translating into MMRSLYTAASGMIAQQYNMDTISNNLSNVNTTGFKGNQARFQDLVYQQIQAPGNPIGASIVPVGQQVGLGTQVSDSEKVFTQGSLVQTSNNLDVAIEGDGFFQVTMPDGTTAYTRDGSFKEDANGSIVTADGYFVQPQITIPQNAVSVSIGSDGTVSAQVPGAVQPQTLGQLQLARFVNNAGLSPTGNNLYTETAASGPPIVTTPGLNGAGTLQDGYLESSNVQVVNEIVNMIVAQRAYEANSKAIGAADDMLSTAVQLSPFQ; encoded by the coding sequence ATGATGCGATCGCTCTACACTGCAGCCAGCGGCATGATCGCCCAGCAGTACAACATGGACACGATTTCCAACAACCTCTCGAACGTCAACACGACGGGGTTCAAGGGCAATCAGGCGCGGTTTCAGGACCTGGTCTATCAGCAGATCCAGGCGCCCGGAAATCCGATCGGCGCGTCGATCGTTCCGGTCGGTCAGCAGGTTGGTTTGGGCACGCAAGTTTCGGATTCGGAGAAAGTTTTCACCCAAGGGTCGCTGGTGCAGACGAGCAACAACCTCGACGTCGCGATCGAAGGCGACGGTTTCTTTCAGGTGACGATGCCCGACGGGACGACCGCGTATACGCGCGACGGTTCGTTCAAAGAGGACGCCAACGGTTCGATCGTCACCGCCGACGGCTACTTCGTGCAGCCGCAGATCACGATTCCGCAGAACGCGGTCTCGGTCTCGATCGGTTCCGACGGCACGGTCTCGGCGCAGGTGCCCGGCGCGGTGCAGCCGCAGACGCTCGGACAGTTGCAGCTCGCGCGATTCGTCAATAATGCGGGCCTCTCGCCGACGGGCAACAATCTCTACACCGAGACAGCCGCGAGTGGACCGCCGATCGTGACGACTCCGGGCCTCAACGGCGCCGGGACGCTGCAAGACGGCTATCTCGAAAGCTCCAACGTGCAGGTCGTCAACGAGATCGTCAACATGATCGTCGCGCAGCGTGCCTACGAGGCGAACTCGAAAGCGATCGGGGCCGCGGACGACATGCTCTCGACCGCCGTTCAGCTCTCGCCGTTCCAGTAG
- a CDS encoding ABC transporter ATP-binding protein, giving the protein MLGSTMPGSSTTQGSTVARLAREGRPYYPRLLLAIGLGAVNSLLVLVGPWALGVIINRVVVPATSPQSHVKPDLVALYLALGATYVSLVLSNFATYGTNYITTWCGQRFLATLRRELYDRLLRLPLESFDRWRPGELLARFNSDLQVMSDAVSVSLPQLINALLTFTSSLIAMIVIDWLLTLVLIVVAPLMSLAVSRFQKLISASMQRSQMRIADMSSTLTEVLQAQRIVKAFSREDFESKRFHHRTEDYFGAFMKLNQFVYMQPVVISSILSCGVIAIIWLSVREVLVGHLNSGLLFNYWLLVVNLVNPMNRMAAFVGDLSKALVSTSRAYELLDLPQEEEAVAAAPMPRVAGRIEFDHVWFWYGTDESQALADVTAAIEAGEIVAVVGPSGAGKTTLINMIPRFYRPQRGRVLVDGVDIASVRLADLRSQIAIVPQDPQLFRASIADNIRYGKPDANDDDVRRAAIEANADEFVQSLPQGYATEVGERGVRLSGGERQRIAIARAIVRDPRILILDEATSALDRHSEALIEAALDRLLPGRTTVIIAHRLSTIRRASTILYIEGGRVLEAGSHDMLIARGGAYARLHAAQFTA; this is encoded by the coding sequence ATGCTGGGTTCTACGATGCCGGGCTCCTCCACGACGCAGGGTTCCACGGTCGCGCGGCTGGCGCGCGAAGGGCGTCCCTATTATCCCCGTTTGCTGCTGGCGATCGGGCTCGGCGCGGTCAACAGCCTACTCGTCCTCGTCGGGCCGTGGGCGCTGGGTGTGATCATCAATCGGGTCGTCGTACCGGCAACCTCGCCGCAGAGCCACGTCAAACCCGATCTCGTTGCGCTCTATCTGGCGCTCGGGGCAACCTACGTCTCACTCGTGCTTTCGAACTTCGCGACGTACGGGACGAACTACATCACCACGTGGTGCGGGCAGCGCTTTCTCGCCACGCTCCGCCGCGAACTCTACGACCGGCTCCTACGCCTGCCGCTCGAGAGCTTCGATCGCTGGCGGCCGGGCGAGCTGCTCGCTCGTTTCAACAGCGACCTGCAGGTGATGAGCGACGCGGTCAGCGTTTCGCTCCCCCAGCTGATCAACGCGCTGCTCACGTTCACGAGTTCGCTGATCGCGATGATCGTGATCGATTGGCTGCTGACCCTGGTGCTGATCGTGGTCGCACCGCTGATGTCGCTCGCCGTCTCGCGCTTCCAAAAACTCATCTCGGCGAGCATGCAGCGCTCCCAGATGCGCATCGCCGATATGTCCTCGACGTTGACCGAAGTGTTGCAGGCCCAGCGAATCGTCAAGGCATTTTCGCGCGAGGACTTCGAATCCAAGCGCTTCCATCATCGCACCGAAGACTACTTCGGCGCATTCATGAAGCTCAATCAGTTCGTGTACATGCAGCCGGTCGTGATCTCTTCGATTCTCTCGTGCGGCGTGATCGCGATCATTTGGCTCTCCGTGCGCGAGGTGCTGGTCGGGCACCTCAACAGCGGCCTGCTCTTCAACTACTGGCTGCTCGTCGTCAACCTCGTCAACCCGATGAATCGGATGGCCGCGTTCGTGGGCGATCTGAGCAAAGCGCTCGTCTCGACCAGCCGCGCGTACGAATTGCTCGACCTGCCGCAGGAAGAGGAAGCCGTTGCCGCGGCCCCGATGCCGCGTGTCGCCGGGCGAATCGAATTCGATCATGTGTGGTTTTGGTACGGGACGGACGAATCGCAGGCGCTCGCCGACGTCACCGCCGCGATCGAAGCCGGCGAGATCGTCGCGGTGGTGGGACCGTCGGGCGCGGGCAAAACGACGCTGATCAACATGATCCCGCGGTTTTACCGCCCGCAGCGGGGCCGCGTGCTGGTCGACGGAGTCGACATCGCGTCGGTTCGTCTGGCCGATCTGCGCTCGCAGATCGCGATCGTGCCGCAGGATCCCCAGCTCTTCCGCGCGTCGATCGCCGACAATATCCGTTACGGCAAGCCCGATGCAAACGACGACGACGTGCGCCGCGCGGCGATCGAGGCCAACGCGGACGAATTCGTGCAAAGCTTGCCGCAGGGCTACGCAACCGAGGTCGGAGAGCGCGGTGTCCGCCTTTCCGGTGGTGAGCGCCAGCGCATCGCCATCGCGCGGGCGATCGTACGCGATCCGCGCATCCTCATCTTGGACGAAGCGACCAGCGCGCTCGACCGCCATTCGGAAGCGCTGATCGAAGCGGCGCTCGATCGGCTCTTGCCCGGACGGACGACCGTGATCATCGCTCATCGTCTCTCGACGATCCGCCGCGCGTCGACGATCCTTTATATCGAAGGCGGACGGGTGCTGGAAGCCGGCTCGCACGACATGCTGATCGCCCGCGGCGGCGCCTACGCACGTCTGCATGCCGCTCAATTCACGGCGTAA
- a CDS encoding deoxyribodipyrimidine photo-lyase has protein sequence MAAPFIFRFTRDLRIDDHAGLARAAAHGDVIPVLVLDRAIEARLARSPRRAAFFCAAVAALDTALRERGTRLLVRRGAAGAVLKNVARACGAAGVAWSASYDGSGVAGDARVQSELEEAGLRAVLVHDAPAIPPEETAAARPSGGDGYRAFAPYFDVWRTLRPASYDVPLLVRFARCELQSEQLPLSHEFGAIERAIESGSTRARAVLERFLTGPATQYAFAVNVPSNEGTSHLAAHLSFGTISARTVVRATLARMEDPFLLSEERVSLRLFSRSLAMRDFFLQLGSFYGPIDDDALQTKMRGFPFARSHPALDRWRGGKTGYPLVDAGVRQLHETGWMHPRVRAVAASFLCFDLGVDWRVGRDEWERWLIEDDPVLSSGNWQWIAGVGADMAQYPRIYNPEKQRRRYDPSGAYVKTWVAELAQLPPGAWNGRFADDRQLSLELFARDSYPRPVVDHEREARAFLERYKDYLTRKL, from the coding sequence ATGGCGGCGCCGTTCATCTTTCGTTTCACCCGCGACTTGCGCATCGACGATCACGCAGGTTTGGCACGGGCCGCCGCACACGGCGACGTAATACCCGTCCTCGTCCTCGACCGCGCGATCGAGGCACGCCTCGCCCGCTCGCCGCGGCGCGCGGCATTTTTTTGTGCCGCGGTGGCGGCGCTCGACACAGCCCTGCGCGAGCGCGGTACACGGCTCTTGGTCCGCCGCGGTGCGGCGGGCGCGGTGCTGAAGAACGTCGCGCGCGCCTGCGGGGCCGCCGGCGTGGCGTGGAGCGCCAGCTACGACGGAAGCGGTGTCGCCGGCGACGCGCGCGTGCAGTCGGAACTCGAAGAGGCCGGGCTGCGTGCGGTGCTGGTTCACGACGCGCCGGCCATTCCTCCGGAGGAGACGGCCGCGGCACGGCCGAGCGGCGGTGACGGATATCGGGCCTTCGCGCCATACTTCGACGTGTGGCGCACGTTACGGCCCGCGTCCTACGACGTGCCGCTGCTCGTCCGCTTCGCACGGTGCGAGCTGCAAAGCGAGCAACTGCCGCTCTCGCACGAGTTCGGGGCCATCGAGCGCGCGATCGAATCCGGGTCCACGCGCGCGCGTGCCGTTCTCGAGCGGTTTCTCACCGGGCCGGCGACCCAATACGCGTTCGCCGTAAACGTGCCCAGTAACGAGGGAACCTCGCACCTGGCTGCCCATCTCTCGTTCGGGACGATTTCCGCGCGCACCGTCGTACGAGCGACGCTCGCGCGCATGGAAGACCCGTTCCTCTTGAGCGAAGAGCGCGTTTCCCTCCGTCTGTTCTCGCGCTCGCTCGCGATGCGCGATTTCTTTCTCCAACTCGGATCGTTCTACGGCCCGATCGACGACGACGCGTTGCAAACAAAGATGCGCGGCTTTCCATTCGCGCGTTCGCATCCCGCGCTCGATCGCTGGCGCGGAGGAAAAACCGGCTATCCGCTGGTCGATGCCGGAGTACGCCAGTTGCACGAGACGGGGTGGATGCATCCGCGCGTCCGTGCGGTTGCGGCGTCGTTTCTTTGCTTCGATCTCGGCGTCGACTGGCGAGTCGGCCGCGACGAGTGGGAGCGCTGGCTCATCGAAGACGATCCCGTACTCTCCAGCGGAAATTGGCAATGGATCGCGGGTGTCGGCGCCGACATGGCACAGTATCCGCGCATCTACAATCCCGAAAAGCAGAGGCGCCGCTACGATCCGAGCGGCGCTTATGTCAAAACGTGGGTTGCGGAGCTCGCACAACTACCGCCGGGTGCCTGGAACGGGCGCTTCGCCGACGACCGGCAATTATCGCTCGAACTGTTCGCGCGCGATAGTTATCCGCGTCCGGTCGTCGATCACGAGCGCGAAGCACGCGCGTTCCTGGAGAGATACAAAGATTATTTAACGAGAAAGCTCTGA
- the moaA gene encoding GTP 3',8-cyclase MoaA: MQSTVDLTRELLADAFNRPITYLRVSVTDKCNLRCVYCMPESGLPWLRRDELLSYEEIVEIVRAAAQAGVRTIRLTGGEPLVRRDLHRLIAGIDAIEGIEDIALSTNAVLLEEQLDALLAAGLRRVNISLDTLRPDRFERIARRPGLDSVLRGVDAAIAANLAPVKLNCVVMRGENDDEIAAFAALTRERAVYVRFIEVMPVHENLELQRDQYVSSDEILERVAAVERIEPVPGPPGNGPARYFAFPGAPGAVGVISPLSHDYCERCNRVRLSADGRLRLCLFGDQHVDLRTPLRAGASTADLADLLRASMAIKPERHHLRLGEASSRLRAFSEIGG, from the coding sequence ATGCAATCCACGGTCGACCTGACGCGCGAACTCTTGGCCGACGCCTTCAACCGGCCCATCACCTATTTGCGCGTTTCGGTCACCGACAAGTGCAATCTGCGCTGCGTCTACTGCATGCCCGAATCCGGCCTTCCCTGGCTGCGGCGCGACGAATTGCTTTCCTACGAAGAGATCGTCGAGATCGTGCGGGCCGCGGCGCAGGCCGGCGTCCGGACGATTCGTCTGACCGGCGGTGAGCCGCTCGTGCGGCGCGATCTGCACCGCTTGATCGCGGGGATCGATGCAATCGAGGGAATCGAAGACATCGCGCTCTCGACGAATGCGGTTTTACTCGAAGAACAGCTCGACGCGCTGCTCGCTGCCGGACTACGCCGCGTGAACATTTCGCTCGACACATTGCGGCCGGACCGTTTCGAACGGATCGCGCGCCGGCCCGGACTCGATAGCGTCCTGCGCGGCGTCGACGCCGCAATCGCCGCCAACCTCGCACCGGTGAAACTGAACTGCGTGGTGATGCGCGGCGAGAACGACGACGAGATCGCCGCGTTCGCTGCGCTCACCCGCGAGCGCGCCGTCTACGTGCGCTTCATCGAGGTGATGCCGGTTCACGAAAACCTCGAATTGCAGCGCGATCAGTATGTTTCTTCGGACGAGATCCTCGAACGCGTGGCTGCGGTCGAACGCATCGAGCCGGTTCCGGGTCCGCCCGGAAACGGGCCGGCCCGCTATTTCGCCTTTCCCGGCGCGCCGGGCGCCGTGGGCGTGATCAGCCCCCTCTCGCACGATTATTGCGAGCGCTGTAACCGGGTCCGGCTCAGCGCCGACGGGCGGCTGCGCCTCTGCCTCTTCGGCGATCAGCACGTCGATCTGCGTACGCCCCTGCGGGCCGGCGCCTCGACCGCGGATCTGGCCGACCTGCTGCGCGCGAGCATGGCGATCAAACCCGAACGCCACCACCTGCGGCTCGGCGAGGCTAGCTCCCGCCTCCGGGCCTTCTCCGAAATCGGCGGCTGA
- the fliE gene encoding flagellar hook-basal body complex protein FliE — protein sequence MMDINGYGDAMSKVVPGTFVPDIAPQTAPQSEPLPDDGSIAGAGGVSFKDTLAGMLTHVNDQMLTAQQKSEDLATGKSNDLEGTVKAVEEAGLSMQMALSVRNKILQAYTEISQMQF from the coding sequence ATGATGGATATCAATGGCTACGGCGATGCGATGAGCAAGGTCGTCCCCGGGACGTTCGTTCCGGACATCGCCCCCCAAACGGCGCCACAGTCCGAACCGCTGCCGGACGACGGAAGCATCGCCGGCGCAGGCGGCGTTTCGTTCAAAGACACGCTAGCCGGAATGCTCACCCACGTCAACGATCAGATGCTCACCGCTCAGCAGAAGTCGGAAGACCTCGCGACCGGCAAGAGCAACGATCTCGAGGGGACGGTCAAAGCGGTCGAAGAGGCGGGCCTCTCGATGCAGATGGCCCTCTCCGTCCGCAACAAAATACTCCAAGCGTATACCGAAATCTCTCAGATGCAATTTTAG
- a CDS encoding TonB family protein gives MNNQCTRAEILAGAIALGEAGAQERDEYRGHIASCPACLRTLGGEREIERVMAIVAQARESETWEPLARRASRRSRTLRGFWGAAAVLAAALVVAFGARALIATNPKTVARVTKPATVARAPVVHVALEKPAPAAAATPPRVAKVAPRRRAIVVVHNVVTRRGNALTQTTTTQTTEVADAAVPQMTAPASNVPIWRRGEAMPSQHVSAAQVKPEPVLSGRAESIAVAPMTVVRDVVPLGGDAAIVPHPTRLAIEEDAQGTTAFEVMVDERGAPTKCTITKSSGFLVLDVAVCKAAMAARYSPRTLNGKATVGIYRDAFTFRASDIEPSPLPAATPR, from the coding sequence GTGAACAACCAATGTACGCGCGCAGAGATTCTCGCCGGAGCGATCGCGCTCGGTGAGGCCGGCGCGCAAGAGCGCGACGAATATCGCGGGCACATCGCATCGTGCCCGGCGTGTTTGCGCACGCTCGGCGGCGAACGCGAAATCGAGCGCGTCATGGCGATCGTCGCGCAGGCGCGCGAGAGCGAGACGTGGGAACCGCTTGCGCGGCGCGCGAGCCGGCGTTCCCGGACGTTGCGAGGTTTCTGGGGCGCAGCGGCGGTGCTTGCCGCGGCGCTCGTCGTCGCGTTCGGCGCGCGCGCGCTCATCGCGACCAATCCCAAGACGGTTGCCCGCGTAACCAAACCGGCGACCGTGGCGCGTGCGCCGGTCGTTCACGTTGCGCTGGAGAAGCCGGCTCCTGCCGCGGCGGCTACCCCGCCGCGGGTCGCGAAAGTCGCGCCACGCCGGCGTGCTATCGTCGTCGTCCACAACGTCGTCACGCGTCGCGGCAACGCGCTCACGCAGACCACGACCACGCAAACGACCGAAGTTGCCGATGCGGCGGTGCCCCAAATGACGGCGCCCGCGTCGAACGTGCCGATCTGGCGGCGCGGCGAAGCGATGCCGTCGCAGCATGTCTCGGCAGCGCAAGTCAAGCCGGAACCGGTGCTCAGCGGACGAGCCGAGTCGATCGCGGTGGCACCGATGACGGTGGTGCGCGACGTGGTGCCGCTCGGCGGCGACGCGGCGATCGTTCCGCACCCCACACGGCTGGCGATCGAAGAGGACGCGCAAGGAACGACGGCGTTCGAAGTGATGGTCGACGAGCGCGGCGCACCGACGAAGTGCACGATCACGAAGTCTTCGGGTTTTCTCGTGCTCGACGTGGCCGTGTGCAAGGCGGCGATGGCGGCGCGCTACAGTCCGCGCACGCTAAACGGAAAGGCGACGGTCGGCATCTATCGCGACGCGTTCACCTTCCGTGCGTCGGACATTGAGCCGAGCCCGCTGCCCGCAGCCACACCGCGGTAA
- a CDS encoding DUF4870 domain-containing protein: protein MDCYFHSNVPSVAPCVHCGKAICATCRDDQGGCPSCRLAEKIDATTGERKQLWGQVPPRPNPAPPAAAPRAHVTTISDDPVESRALVALGYPLWPLALLALLDSKRSKYIKRQALQALGFNVGFAAFWALLELTSMIPVLGWSSTFVLVMMLPLFILASVVFGIKAWHGEPVRVPVISDWLDERMPA from the coding sequence ATGGACTGTTATTTTCACTCGAACGTCCCGTCGGTTGCGCCGTGCGTACACTGCGGCAAAGCCATTTGCGCGACGTGCCGCGACGACCAAGGCGGTTGTCCGAGTTGCCGTCTGGCGGAAAAAATCGACGCGACCACCGGCGAGCGCAAGCAACTTTGGGGCCAGGTTCCGCCGCGGCCCAACCCCGCGCCCCCGGCCGCCGCACCTCGCGCGCATGTCACGACGATCTCCGATGACCCGGTCGAGTCGCGTGCCCTGGTTGCGCTCGGCTACCCACTCTGGCCGCTGGCTCTGCTCGCTCTCCTCGATTCGAAGCGTTCGAAATACATCAAGCGCCAGGCGCTGCAGGCCCTTGGGTTCAACGTCGGATTCGCTGCATTCTGGGCGCTGCTCGAGCTGACCAGCATGATCCCGGTGCTGGGTTGGTCGTCGACGTTCGTGCTCGTAATGATGCTGCCGCTCTTCATCCTGGCCAGCGTCGTCTTCGGCATCAAAGCGTGGCACGGCGAACCCGTGCGCGTGCCGGTGATCAGTGACTGGCTCGACGAACGCATGCCCGCCTAG
- the flgB gene encoding flagellar basal body rod protein FlgB, producing the protein MADFSMLPLGEATTLLGEAVKGAKLEHDQIANNIANVNTPEFRSSYVDFQSALQASLGTPPDPDQLPMETDDSRQFAIGDASAPVPYDPQPQVDTTTQMRVDGSNVDIDQQMAQLSENTSYQETMSQLLQEQYKFLREAITEQPT; encoded by the coding sequence ATGGCTGATTTCAGCATGCTTCCGCTTGGGGAGGCCACCACGCTGCTCGGCGAGGCGGTCAAGGGCGCGAAGCTCGAGCACGACCAAATCGCGAACAACATCGCCAACGTCAACACGCCGGAATTTCGCAGCTCGTACGTGGATTTTCAGAGCGCGCTCCAAGCCAGCCTCGGAACGCCGCCGGACCCCGACCAGCTGCCGATGGAAACCGATGACTCTCGCCAGTTTGCAATCGGCGACGCGAGCGCGCCGGTTCCGTACGATCCGCAGCCGCAGGTCGATACCACCACGCAAATGCGGGTCGACGGATCGAACGTCGACATCGATCAGCAGATGGCGCAGCTCTCCGAGAACACGAGCTACCAAGAGACGATGTCGCAGCTCTTGCAAGAGCAGTATAAGTTCCTTCGCGAAGCGATCACGGAGCAACCAACGTAG
- a CDS encoding cytochrome c, with protein MQTRQRPIFAAIVIILMGFSNVGCSHRHDAGGQTDRSRGAELFTKNCLPCHGSSPEGARIGPSLVNQGRRSSLAQIERAIEAPDPPMPKLYPGTLTEQDVEDIAAYVKTL; from the coding sequence ATGCAAACCCGCCAACGACCGATATTCGCCGCCATCGTCATAATTCTTATGGGATTTTCGAACGTAGGTTGTTCGCATCGGCATGATGCTGGCGGGCAAACGGATCGCAGCCGCGGAGCCGAGCTTTTTACGAAAAATTGCCTGCCTTGCCATGGTTCCTCGCCGGAAGGCGCGCGCATCGGGCCCTCACTGGTGAACCAGGGGCGTCGCAGCAGCCTCGCGCAGATCGAGCGGGCGATCGAAGCACCCGACCCGCCGATGCCCAAACTCTATCCGGGTACGCTTACCGAGCAAGACGTCGAAGATATTGCCGCCTACGTTAAGACCCTTTAG
- a CDS encoding flagellar hook-basal body protein codes for MEGRRQIRLIEDFATSRDSGRPFVRRFFLLVRGLYTSASGALVAESMVDNVANNLANVNTSGFKQTLLQVQSAPTLDIYRIQTDPGKTATGALSGVPVAQAVGLLGTGSQVYDTPTSFEQGPIRQTGNPLDLAITGNANAFFTIQTPNGVRYTRDGEFAEDGQGILRTRDGNTVLSTQGTQIQLQNQGAVTIGKDGTVFQNGQVVAQIQLTQFNSLLNLRPEGANNYVPSGNAGPSPTTTASVQQGALEASNANVVRSMVDLITAERWFDANEKSIKTQDDATNTAISQVAKTS; via the coding sequence GTGGAAGGCCGCCGGCAAATCCGACTGATTGAGGATTTTGCCACAAGCCGGGATTCCGGCAGGCCGTTCGTGCGGAGGTTTTTTCTTTTGGTCCGTGGCCTGTACACGTCTGCGAGCGGCGCGCTCGTAGCGGAGAGCATGGTCGACAACGTGGCGAACAACCTCGCCAACGTGAACACGAGCGGCTTCAAGCAGACGCTGCTCCAAGTTCAGTCCGCGCCGACGCTCGACATCTACCGGATTCAAACCGATCCCGGCAAGACGGCGACCGGAGCGCTCTCGGGCGTGCCGGTCGCGCAAGCGGTTGGCCTGCTCGGAACCGGCTCGCAAGTCTACGACACGCCGACGAGCTTCGAACAAGGGCCGATCCGGCAGACGGGCAATCCGCTCGACCTCGCGATCACCGGAAACGCGAACGCGTTTTTCACCATTCAAACGCCGAACGGCGTGCGTTATACCCGCGACGGCGAGTTCGCCGAAGACGGGCAGGGCATTTTGCGCACCCGCGACGGCAACACCGTGCTGAGTACGCAAGGAACGCAGATCCAGTTACAAAACCAGGGCGCGGTCACGATCGGCAAGGACGGCACCGTCTTTCAGAACGGACAGGTCGTCGCGCAGATCCAGTTGACGCAGTTCAACAGCCTGCTCAACCTGCGCCCTGAAGGGGCGAACAACTACGTGCCCAGCGGCAACGCCGGCCCGTCGCCGACGACCACCGCGAGCGTGCAGCAGGGAGCGCTCGAAGCCAGCAACGCCAACGTGGTGCGCTCGATGGTCGACTTGATCACGGCCGAGCGCTGGTTCGATGCGAACGAAAAATCGATCAAGACCCAAGACGACGCTACCAATACGGCGATCTCGCAAGTCGCCAAGACCAGCTAG